One region of Pseudomonas glycinae genomic DNA includes:
- a CDS encoding ferritin-like domain-containing protein, with product MSDLHLSDVQTLRERARQHVENGAVTESYSANREEVLRLLNESLATELVCVLRYKRHYFMANGLKANVAADEFLEHATQEAEHADRLAERIVQLGGEPEFNPDLLSKMSHAQYVAGNTLKEMVYEDLVAERIAIDSYREIIQYIGEKDPTTRRIFEDILAQEEEHADDMADILKDL from the coding sequence ATGAGTGACCTGCATTTGTCTGATGTTCAAACCCTGCGCGAACGCGCCCGCCAGCATGTGGAAAATGGCGCGGTGACCGAAAGCTACAGCGCCAACCGTGAAGAAGTGCTGCGCCTGCTCAACGAATCGCTGGCCACCGAACTGGTCTGCGTCTTGCGCTACAAGCGCCACTACTTCATGGCCAACGGCCTGAAAGCCAACGTCGCCGCCGACGAGTTCCTCGAGCACGCCACTCAGGAAGCCGAACACGCCGACCGTCTCGCCGAACGCATTGTGCAACTGGGCGGCGAGCCCGAGTTCAACCCGGACTTGCTGTCGAAGATGTCCCACGCGCAATACGTGGCCGGCAACACCTTGAAGGAAATGGTCTACGAAGACCTGGTGGCCGAGCGGATCGCCATCGACAGCTACCGCGAGATCATCCAGTACATCGGTGAAAAGGACCCGACCACGCGCCGGATCTTCGAAGACATCCTGGCTCAGGAAGAAGAGCATGCCGATGACATGGCGGACATCCTGAAAGACCTCTAA
- a CDS encoding AsmA family protein — MTRTRKIFAWTFATLVLLLAVLVLIIVFFDWNRIKPPLNAKVSEELHRPFAINGNLSVVWRRELDEGGWCAWVPWPHVVAEDLTLGNPDWSKQPQMVTLKRVELRISPLALLAQRVTIPRIDLTEPNAQLQRLADGRANWTFKFDPEDPNAEPSNWVVDIGAIGFDKGHVTLDDQTLKTNLDLLIDPLGKPIPFSDIVGDKAAKTAQDKGGAPQDYAFGLKVTGQYHGQKLAGQGKIGGLLALQDASKPFPLQAQAKIGDTSVELAGTLTDPLNLGALDLRLKLAGASLGNLYPLTGVTLPDTPPYATDGHLIAKLHEPGGAQFRYDQFNGKIGSSDIHGDLAYVASQPRPKLSGALLSNQLLFADLAPLIGADSNAKQKARGGESKQPADKVLPVEEFKTERWRDMDADVEFTGKRIVHSEELPFTDLYTHLKLNDGELSLEPLRFGVAGGNLDAQIRLNGRTEPLEGRAKLTARKFKLKQLFPTFEPMKTSFGELNGDADIAGRGNSVAKLLGGANGNLKMLINDGAISRELMELAGLNVGNYVVGKIFGDKEVKINCAAADFDIKTGLATTRLFVFDTENAIIYIDGTANMATEQLDLTVTPESKGWRLISLRSPLYVRGKFIKPDAGVKAVPLMLRGAGMVALGVIAAPAAGLLALVAPSGGEPNQCAPLLEQMKAGKAPATVKPTK, encoded by the coding sequence ATGACGCGCACCCGTAAAATCTTCGCCTGGACCTTCGCCACCCTTGTGCTGCTTCTGGCAGTGCTGGTGCTGATCATCGTGTTCTTCGACTGGAACCGGATTAAACCGCCGCTCAACGCCAAAGTCTCGGAAGAGTTGCATCGACCGTTCGCCATCAACGGCAACCTGTCGGTGGTCTGGCGGCGTGAACTCGACGAGGGCGGCTGGTGCGCGTGGGTGCCGTGGCCGCACGTGGTGGCCGAAGACCTGACGCTGGGCAACCCCGACTGGTCGAAGCAGCCGCAGATGGTCACCCTCAAACGGGTCGAGCTGCGCATTTCGCCACTGGCCTTGCTGGCGCAACGGGTGACAATCCCGCGTATCGACCTGACCGAACCCAACGCGCAATTGCAGCGTTTGGCCGATGGCCGCGCCAACTGGACCTTCAAGTTCGATCCCGAGGACCCGAACGCCGAGCCCTCGAACTGGGTGGTCGACATCGGTGCCATCGGCTTCGACAAGGGCCACGTCACTCTGGATGACCAGACCCTCAAGACCAACCTCGATCTGCTGATCGATCCGCTGGGCAAGCCGATTCCGTTCAGCGACATCGTCGGCGACAAAGCCGCAAAAACCGCGCAGGACAAGGGCGGCGCACCGCAGGATTACGCCTTCGGCCTGAAAGTCACCGGCCAATACCACGGCCAGAAACTCGCCGGCCAGGGCAAGATCGGCGGCCTGCTGGCGCTGCAGGACGCGAGCAAACCGTTCCCGTTGCAGGCCCAGGCGAAGATCGGCGATACCAGCGTCGAACTCGCCGGCACCCTGACCGATCCGCTGAATCTTGGTGCGCTCGATCTGCGCCTGAAACTGGCGGGTGCCAGCCTTGGCAACCTGTATCCGCTGACCGGCGTGACCCTGCCGGACACCCCGCCGTACGCCACCGACGGTCACTTGATCGCCAAGCTGCATGAGCCGGGCGGCGCGCAGTTCCGCTACGACCAGTTCAACGGCAAGATCGGCAGCAGCGACATCCATGGCGATCTGGCTTACGTCGCCAGCCAGCCTCGGCCCAAGCTGAGTGGCGCGCTGCTGTCCAATCAACTGTTGTTTGCCGACCTCGCGCCGCTGATCGGTGCCGACTCCAATGCCAAGCAAAAGGCCCGTGGCGGCGAAAGCAAACAGCCGGCAGACAAAGTGCTGCCGGTGGAAGAGTTCAAGACCGAGCGCTGGCGCGACATGGACGCCGACGTCGAATTCACCGGCAAGCGCATCGTCCACAGCGAAGAACTGCCGTTCACCGACCTCTATACCCACCTGAAACTCAACGACGGCGAACTGAGTCTGGAGCCACTGCGCTTCGGTGTGGCCGGCGGCAATCTCGACGCGCAGATTCGCCTCAACGGTCGTACCGAGCCGCTGGAAGGTCGAGCGAAACTGACCGCGCGCAAGTTCAAGCTCAAACAGCTGTTCCCGACCTTCGAACCGATGAAGACCAGTTTCGGCGAGCTCAACGGCGATGCCGACATCGCCGGTCGCGGCAACTCGGTAGCCAAGCTGCTGGGCGGCGCCAACGGCAACCTGAAGATGCTGATCAACGACGGCGCCATCAGTCGTGAGTTGATGGAGCTGGCCGGGCTCAACGTCGGTAACTACGTGGTCGGCAAGATCTTTGGCGACAAGGAAGTGAAGATCAATTGCGCGGCGGCGGACTTCGATATCAAGACCGGTCTGGCGACGACAAGACTGTTTGTGTTCGATACCGAGAACGCAATCATCTACATCGACGGCACAGCGAACATGGCCACCGAGCAACTGGACCTGACGGTGACGCCGGAATCCAAGGGCTGGCGCCTGATTTCCCTGCGCTCTCCGTTGTATGTACGGGGCAAGTTCATCAAGCCGGATGCGGGGGTGAAAGCGGTGCCGTTGATGTTGCGCGGGGCGGGGATGGTGGCGCTGGGCGTGATCGCTGCGCCGGCGGCGGGGCTGCTGGCGCTGGTGGCGCCGAGTGGTGGCGAGCCGAATCAGTGCGCGCCGTTGCTGGAGCAGATGAAGGCGGGCAAGGCGCCAGCGACTGTCAAACCGACCAAGTAA
- a CDS encoding TetR family transcriptional regulator gives MLPRAEQKQQTRNALMDAARHLMESGRGFGSLSLREVTKTAGIVPTGFYRHFADMDELGLVLVSEVGQTFRETIRLVRHNEFVMGGIIDASVRIFLDVVSANRSQFLFLAREQYGGSLPVRQAIGRLREDISSDLAADLALMPKLQHLNREGLSVMADLIVKSVFATLPDIIDPPAEALPEHLTPQAKITQQLRFIFIGLKHWQGLGSTE, from the coding sequence ATGCTGCCCCGCGCCGAACAGAAACAACAGACCCGCAACGCCCTGATGGACGCTGCCCGCCACTTGATGGAAAGCGGCCGAGGATTCGGCAGCCTGAGCCTGCGTGAAGTGACGAAAACCGCCGGCATCGTGCCCACCGGTTTCTACCGGCATTTCGCCGACATGGACGAACTCGGCCTGGTGCTGGTCAGCGAAGTCGGCCAGACCTTCCGCGAAACCATCCGCCTGGTGCGCCACAACGAATTCGTCATGGGCGGCATCATTGATGCGTCGGTGCGGATTTTTCTCGACGTGGTCAGCGCCAACCGTTCGCAATTCCTGTTTCTGGCCCGCGAGCAGTACGGCGGATCGTTGCCGGTGCGTCAGGCCATTGGCCGCTTGCGTGAGGACATCAGCTCCGACCTGGCGGCGGACCTGGCCCTGATGCCCAAGCTCCAGCACCTCAATCGCGAGGGTCTGAGCGTGATGGCCGACCTGATCGTCAAATCGGTGTTCGCCACCCTGCCGGACATCATCGACCCGCCCGCCGAAGCCCTGCCCGAGCATCTGACGCCCCAGGCGAAAATCACCCAGCAACTGCGCTTCATCTTTATCGGGTTGAAGCACTGGCAAGGGCTCGGCAGTACCGAATAA
- the ureE gene encoding urease accessory protein UreE — MLVIHRRIDPQPVWAAELHLTFEARSKSRLRCFSAEGEDVGLFLERGQPPLYDGECLQAEDGRIVRVCARPEQLLHVTCANTFELTRAAYHLGNRHVALQVGDGWLRLLDDYVLKAMLEQLGAQVESIEAPFQPEHGAYGGGHHHSRHGDEDFNYAPKLHQFGVRL; from the coding sequence ATGCTGGTGATTCATCGCAGAATCGACCCCCAACCCGTCTGGGCCGCCGAGTTGCACCTGACCTTCGAAGCCAGGAGCAAAAGCCGCCTGCGCTGTTTCAGTGCCGAAGGCGAGGATGTCGGACTGTTTCTGGAGCGCGGTCAGCCGCCGCTGTATGACGGTGAGTGCCTGCAAGCCGAAGATGGCCGGATCGTCCGGGTCTGTGCCCGCCCCGAGCAATTGCTGCACGTCACCTGCGCCAACACCTTTGAACTGACCCGCGCCGCCTATCACCTGGGCAATCGCCATGTGGCGCTGCAAGTCGGTGACGGCTGGCTGCGGCTGCTCGACGATTACGTGCTCAAGGCGATGCTTGAACAACTCGGCGCGCAGGTCGAATCGATCGAAGCCCCGTTCCAGCCGGAACACGGCGCCTACGGTGGCGGCCATCATCATTCGCGGCACGGTGACGAAGACTTCAACTACGCGCCGAAACTCCATCAGTTCGGCGTCCGTTTGTGA
- a CDS encoding urease accessory protein UreF, which produces MNPAWALLRLASPQLPIGGYSYSQGLEMAVDNGRVDSPDSARRWISDQLLLNLARFEAPLLLAHCQAAADEHWDELRKLCENHRASRETRELHLESRQMGYSLQQLLNGLPELDQAARDFLEHCAEPHLALCWALAGRAWQISPQDALAAWLWSWLENQLAVLMKTLPLGQQAAQRLTSELLPLLQQAQQDATRINPEHLGSAAFGLSLACMAHERQYSRLFRS; this is translated from the coding sequence GTGAACCCGGCCTGGGCGCTGCTGCGTCTGGCCAGTCCGCAACTGCCGATTGGCGGCTACAGCTACTCCCAAGGTCTGGAAATGGCTGTGGATAACGGCCGCGTCGACAGCCCGGACAGCGCCCGCCGCTGGATCAGCGATCAATTGCTGCTCAATCTTGCGCGGTTTGAAGCGCCGCTGCTGCTCGCCCATTGCCAGGCCGCCGCGGACGAACACTGGGATGAATTGCGCAAGCTCTGCGAAAACCACCGCGCCAGCCGCGAAACCCGCGAGCTGCATCTGGAGAGCCGGCAGATGGGCTATTCGTTGCAGCAACTGCTCAACGGCTTGCCCGAGCTCGATCAGGCCGCGCGGGACTTTCTCGAACACTGCGCCGAGCCGCACCTGGCCCTGTGCTGGGCTCTGGCCGGGCGCGCCTGGCAGATCAGCCCGCAGGACGCCCTCGCCGCGTGGCTGTGGAGCTGGCTGGAAAACCAGCTCGCGGTGCTGATGAAAACCCTGCCGCTGGGCCAGCAAGCCGCTCAGCGCCTGACCAGCGAACTGCTGCCGCTGCTGCAACAGGCCCAGCAGGACGCCACCCGAATCAATCCCGAACACCTCGGCAGCGCCGCGTTCGGTCTGTCCCTGGCGTGCATGGCCCATGAGCGTCAGTACAGCCGCCTGTTCCGTTCCTAG
- the ureG gene encoding urease accessory protein UreG: MNTQPLRVGIGGPVGSGKTALTLALCLALRERYNLAVVTNDIYTREDADFLVRNEALAPERIIGVETGGCPHTAIREDASINLEAVDQLNRRFPGLDLILVESGGDNLSATFSPELSDLTIYVIDVSAGDKLPRKGGPGICKSDLLVINKIDLAPLVGASLEMMNSDTQRMRNGKPFVFSNQKTGQGLEEIIAFIERQGLLTAA; this comes from the coding sequence ATGAACACACAACCCCTGCGCGTCGGCATCGGCGGCCCGGTCGGTTCCGGCAAGACCGCGTTGACCCTGGCCCTGTGCCTGGCCCTGCGCGAACGCTACAACCTGGCCGTGGTGACCAACGACATCTACACCCGCGAGGACGCCGACTTTCTGGTGCGCAACGAAGCCCTGGCACCGGAACGCATCATCGGCGTGGAAACCGGTGGCTGCCCGCACACGGCGATCCGCGAAGACGCCTCGATCAACCTTGAAGCAGTGGATCAGCTGAACCGGCGTTTTCCGGGGCTGGACCTGATTCTGGTGGAGTCCGGCGGCGACAACCTGTCCGCGACCTTCAGCCCGGAACTGTCCGACCTGACCATCTACGTGATCGACGTGTCGGCCGGCGACAAACTCCCACGCAAGGGCGGGCCCGGCATTTGCAAATCCGACCTGCTGGTGATCAACAAGATCGACCTCGCGCCGCTGGTCGGCGCCTCGCTGGAGATGATGAACAGCGACACCCAGCGTATGCGCAACGGCAAGCCGTTCGTGTTCAGCAACCAGAAAACCGGGCAGGGCCTGGAAGAAATCATCGCCTTCATCGAACGTCAGGGTCTGCTGACTGCAGCCTGA
- a CDS encoding HupE/UreJ family protein, giving the protein MTLKRILGAVALLLTPALAFAHPGHGDSGLVAGISHPIGGLDHLLAMVAVGLWAAQQQGAARWALPCTFVGTMLIGGLLGFEGLELPALESGIAASVLALGLAVALAVRPPLVMAVAATALFALFHGVAHGLELPDMSSPWAYAAGFVVATAALHAAGYAVVRFLPQAAAPLVRLAGAASAVTGAWLLAG; this is encoded by the coding sequence ATGACACTCAAACGCATTCTCGGCGCCGTCGCGCTGCTGCTGACCCCGGCCCTGGCCTTCGCTCACCCCGGCCACGGCGACTCTGGCCTGGTGGCCGGCATCAGCCACCCGATCGGTGGCCTCGACCATTTGCTGGCGATGGTGGCCGTCGGTCTGTGGGCCGCGCAGCAGCAAGGCGCCGCGCGCTGGGCGCTGCCGTGCACCTTTGTCGGCACCATGCTGATCGGCGGTTTGCTCGGCTTTGAAGGGCTGGAGCTGCCGGCGCTGGAAAGCGGGATTGCCGCCTCGGTGCTGGCGCTGGGCCTGGCGGTGGCACTGGCGGTGCGTCCGCCACTGGTGATGGCGGTGGCGGCGACGGCGCTGTTTGCGCTGTTCCATGGCGTGGCCCATGGCCTGGAGCTGCCGGACATGTCGAGTCCATGGGCGTATGCCGCCGGTTTCGTGGTCGCAACGGCTGCGCTGCATGCGGCGGGTTATGCGGTGGTTCGTTTTCTGCCTCAGGCGGCCGCGCCGCTGGTGCGACTGGCCGGAGCGGCTTCGGCGGTGACGGGCGCGTGGTTGTTGGCCGGCTGA
- a CDS encoding AGE family epimerase/isomerase, with product MPHASRSTSLPELTALFGEVQQHFLNVIVPLWQGPGWNADMALPYEALDAAHQPLPPQRYRAMACARQLYLFSSLIGVVDNAEVRAAALFRSLQRHFHDAEHGGWFYSIDPQGKPLDQRKDLYTHAFILFACAHYWEKSREPLVESTLNAALEVIGRRFATGDGLYEACLDRDWITLQTGPLQNPLMHLAEAFLATLAVREDAQVKQALSELCTAMHKRFVDPQAGVLMEKPLGAVDNWYEPGHQFEWYFLLESSPLLRGSKLHAALDWAFAFTEQYGVMQPSGAVRAMLDLDMDGRPKDSTQRIWAQAEYLRALTLRPGSESAVLRQLQALQQRFLHAGGWHECRDDQGEVSRKDMPSTTPYHLATCYRGLADYLS from the coding sequence ATGCCCCACGCTTCCCGCTCCACCTCCCTGCCTGAACTGACCGCCCTGTTCGGCGAAGTGCAACAGCACTTTCTGAACGTGATCGTGCCCCTCTGGCAAGGACCGGGCTGGAACGCCGACATGGCGTTGCCTTATGAGGCGCTGGACGCCGCGCATCAGCCGCTGCCACCGCAGCGCTACCGGGCGATGGCCTGCGCACGGCAGCTGTACCTGTTTTCCAGCCTGATCGGGGTTGTGGATAACGCCGAAGTTCGCGCGGCTGCGTTGTTCCGCTCCCTGCAACGGCACTTCCACGATGCCGAGCACGGCGGCTGGTTCTACAGCATAGATCCACAGGGCAAACCGCTGGATCAGCGCAAAGACCTCTACACCCACGCCTTCATCCTGTTTGCCTGCGCCCACTACTGGGAAAAATCCCGCGAGCCCCTGGTCGAATCGACCCTGAACGCCGCGCTGGAAGTCATCGGCCGGCGTTTCGCCACTGGCGACGGCCTCTACGAAGCCTGCCTCGACCGCGACTGGATCACCCTGCAAACCGGCCCGCTGCAAAACCCGCTGATGCACCTGGCCGAAGCGTTCCTGGCCACTCTGGCGGTGCGCGAAGATGCACAGGTCAAGCAAGCGCTGAGCGAGTTATGCACAGCCATGCACAAGCGCTTCGTCGATCCTCAGGCCGGTGTGCTGATGGAGAAACCGCTGGGGGCTGTGGATAACTGGTATGAGCCGGGCCACCAGTTCGAGTGGTATTTTCTGCTGGAATCCTCGCCTCTGCTCCGCGGTTCGAAACTGCATGCCGCCCTGGACTGGGCCTTCGCGTTCACCGAGCAGTACGGCGTGATGCAACCGTCCGGTGCAGTGCGGGCCATGCTCGATCTGGATATGGACGGACGCCCGAAGGATTCAACCCAGCGCATCTGGGCCCAGGCCGAATACCTGCGTGCCCTGACCTTGCGTCCGGGCAGTGAAAGCGCGGTGTTGCGCCAGTTGCAGGCGCTGCAGCAGCGCTTCCTGCATGCCGGCGGCTGGCACGAGTGCCGTGACGATCAGGGCGAGGTCAGCCGCAAGGACATGCCGTCGACCACGCCGTATCACTTGGCGACCTGCTATCGCGGCCTCGCCGACTATCTGAGCTGA